In one Bacillus thuringiensis genomic region, the following are encoded:
- a CDS encoding gamma-glutamylcyclotransferase family protein, protein MYHVFVYGTLRRGQTNAHYMLGATCIADRAWTYGKLFDTNEGYPAMTYSIEEQVYGEIYVVNDEILCKLDELEEYKGNAETDLYNRITQTVYVAYREIEAYVYIAQDKKMLKKVIDSGDWLMYQKI, encoded by the coding sequence ATGTATCATGTTTTCGTTTATGGAACGTTAAGAAGAGGACAAACGAATGCTCATTATATGCTAGGTGCAACATGCATCGCAGACAGAGCTTGGACATATGGAAAATTATTTGATACGAACGAAGGATATCCGGCCATGACTTATTCGATTGAAGAACAGGTGTATGGAGAAATTTATGTAGTAAATGATGAGATATTGTGTAAGTTAGATGAACTAGAAGAATATAAAGGTAATGCGGAGACTGATTTATATAATCGAATCACGCAAACAGTATATGTTGCTTATAGGGAAATTGAGGCATATGTGTATATCGCTCAGGATAAAAAGATGTTAAAGAAAGTGATAGACTCTGGAGACTGGCTTATGTATCAAAAAATATAA
- the recQ gene encoding DNA helicase RecQ — protein MFTKAQELLASYFGYSSFRRGQDETIKNVLDGKDTVCIMPTGGGKSICYQIPALVFEGTTLVISPLISLMKDQVDTLVQNGISATYINSSISIAEANQRIQLAKQGHYKLLYVAPERLDSMEFVDQLIDMKIPMIAIDEAHCISQWGHDFRPSYLHIHRILDYLPEKPLVLALTATATPQVRDDICNTLEINQENTIMTTFERENLSFSVIKGQDRNAYLADYIRQNQKESGIIYAATRKVVDQLYEDLMKAGVSVSKYHAGMSDIDRNEQQELFLRDEVSVMVATSAFGMGIDKSNIRYVIHYQLPKNMESYYQEAGRAGRDGLDSTCILLYSSQDVQVQRFLIDQSTGESRFSNELEKLQNMTDYCHTEQCLQSFILQYFGEEPKEDCGRCGNCTDNRESIDVTRESQMVLSCMIRTNQRFGKQMIAQVLTGSKNKKVIEFNFHTLPTYGLLSNRSVKEVSEFIEFLISDELIAVEHGTYPTLKVTEKGKEVLLGKENVLRKERVETRQIVQDHPLFEVLREVRKEIAQGEGVPPFVIFSDQTLKDMCVKMPQSDSELLTVKGIGEHKLVKYGSHFLQAVQHFIKENPNYAETIKTEVVSERKKSGKASANSHLETYEMYKQGIDLNEIAKERNLSRQTIENHLIRCYEDGMEVDWQSFVPAEYESLIETAVQNADGGLKSIKEQLPNEVSYFMIRAYLQIRK, from the coding sequence TTGTTTACTAAAGCACAAGAACTTTTAGCGTCCTACTTTGGTTATTCTTCGTTTCGAAGAGGACAAGATGAAACAATTAAAAATGTACTAGATGGGAAAGATACGGTTTGTATTATGCCAACCGGTGGCGGTAAGTCGATTTGTTATCAAATTCCGGCATTAGTATTTGAAGGAACGACGTTGGTTATATCGCCTCTAATATCACTTATGAAGGATCAAGTAGATACATTGGTACAGAATGGCATTTCAGCTACATATATTAATAGTTCTATATCTATTGCAGAAGCAAATCAGCGAATTCAATTAGCGAAACAAGGACATTACAAGTTACTTTATGTGGCGCCTGAGCGTCTTGATTCGATGGAGTTTGTTGACCAACTTATCGATATGAAAATCCCTATGATTGCGATTGATGAAGCACACTGTATTTCACAGTGGGGACATGATTTCCGTCCAAGTTATTTACATATACATCGCATATTAGATTATCTTCCAGAAAAGCCGCTCGTATTAGCATTAACAGCAACAGCAACACCGCAAGTACGTGATGATATTTGTAATACACTTGAAATTAATCAAGAAAATACAATTATGACAACGTTTGAGCGTGAAAACTTATCGTTTTCTGTTATTAAAGGGCAAGATCGAAATGCATATTTGGCGGATTATATTCGTCAAAATCAAAAGGAATCTGGGATTATATATGCAGCTACTAGAAAAGTAGTCGATCAGTTATATGAAGATTTAATGAAGGCAGGAGTTTCTGTATCAAAATATCACGCTGGTATGAGTGATATTGATCGAAATGAGCAACAAGAACTCTTTTTACGAGATGAAGTAAGTGTAATGGTAGCAACATCTGCATTCGGGATGGGTATTGATAAATCGAATATTCGTTACGTAATTCATTATCAGCTTCCAAAAAATATGGAAAGTTACTATCAAGAAGCAGGACGTGCTGGTCGTGACGGATTAGATAGTACATGTATATTGTTATATTCTTCTCAAGATGTACAAGTACAGCGTTTTTTAATTGATCAATCAACTGGAGAATCACGTTTTTCAAATGAACTTGAAAAATTGCAAAATATGACCGATTACTGTCATACAGAACAATGTTTACAATCATTCATTTTGCAATACTTTGGAGAAGAACCGAAAGAAGATTGTGGACGCTGTGGTAATTGTACAGACAATCGCGAGAGCATCGATGTGACAAGAGAATCACAAATGGTTTTATCATGCATGATTAGAACGAACCAACGCTTTGGAAAGCAAATGATAGCGCAAGTATTAACTGGGTCGAAGAATAAGAAAGTTATTGAATTTAATTTTCATACTTTACCAACGTATGGGCTTTTATCGAACCGTAGTGTAAAAGAGGTCAGTGAGTTTATTGAGTTTTTAATTTCAGACGAGTTAATTGCAGTTGAACATGGCACTTATCCGACGTTAAAAGTAACTGAAAAAGGGAAAGAAGTATTACTTGGTAAAGAGAATGTTTTACGAAAAGAACGAGTAGAGACAAGACAAATTGTTCAAGACCATCCTTTATTTGAAGTGCTTCGTGAAGTACGTAAAGAAATTGCACAAGGAGAAGGTGTACCGCCATTCGTTATTTTCTCTGACCAAACATTAAAAGATATGTGTGTGAAAATGCCGCAAAGTGATTCCGAATTGTTGACGGTAAAAGGTATCGGAGAACACAAACTTGTGAAATATGGCTCGCACTTCTTACAAGCAGTTCAGCATTTTATTAAGGAAAATCCAAATTATGCTGAAACGATTAAGACAGAAGTAGTTTCAGAGCGTAAAAAGTCAGGAAAAGCGTCCGCAAATTCTCATTTAGAAACGTATGAAATGTATAAACAAGGTATTGATTTGAATGAGATTGCAAAAGAACGTAACTTATCAAGACAAACAATCGAAAACCATTTAATTCGCTGCTATGAGGATGGAATGGAAGTAGATTGGCAAAGCTTTGTTCCAGCAGAGTATGAATCTCTTATTGAAACTGCCGTTCAAAATGCAGATGGTGGTCTGAAATCTATTAAAGAACAGCTTCCGAATGAAGTGAGTTACTTTATGATTCGTGCTTATTTACAAATAAGAAAGTAG